DNA sequence from the Sulfurimonas sp. HSL3-1 genome:
CAGGATAGACTGAAAACCTCTAACCTTTTATCACCCAAAATATAGTATTCCAACAGTGTATTTTCAAGTAATTTTCCAACAATTCCATTTGTTTTCATATAATTTATTTTGAATTATTTTTTACTGTTATTTGTATCATAAATACTATGTTTTGATTCAGCTTTCTGTGATATTATTGATTGAACTCTTCCGCGATATTCTGTCGCGGGGATTGTGGCGGGAAGCGGCCTTAACCGAGATAAAAAGCTTCAAAAACGAAGGAGTGTAAAATGCAATTGTTTTTGCAAACGAAGAAGGGGTTGGCACTCTTCCTCGGCATGGCGATGATGTTCATGCTGGCAGGATGCGGTGCGGACAGTGCCTTTGACAACAATGTCAAAGGTAGTGGTCTTGAGGTAACGGTTTCGCCTGCCGATGGGGCAACGGACGTTTTCCTCAATACGGACATTACGGGAACGTTTAATAAGGATCTCCAGCAGGCAACGTTGATCGAGGGGACGACGTTTTACCTGCTAGACCCGAATAACAGCATGGTGCCGGGATCGTGGTCATATCTGAACAAGGTATTGCGCTTCAAGCCCGATGCCAATCTGACGGCGAACACCACCTACCGGTTCGTCATTACGAACGGTATCAGAGCGACGGACTACTCCCGCCTGGGCGGCGATGTCGTCACGCAGTTCACGACCGGAACGGGTCTGGGACTCAACGTCACGCTCAATCCGCACCAAGGGGACAGCAACGTCTCACTCAATCCCAATATCACCGCAACGTTTAACGAGCCGGTGGATCTCGCAACGGTTACGAACAACAGTTTCTATCTGCTTGATGGAAACAGCGTGAAAGTACCGGTGACGAAGATCGACCATACCGACGATAACACGACGTTGATTTTGAAACTCGCTTCCAACCTGGCGCCGTTCAGTACTTACACCACCGTTGTGACGACGGCCGTGTCGGCACCGAACGGGCATACGCTCGCTGCCGACGAGACGGCCATGTTCGTGACGGGCAACTGGCTGCGCCTTGCCGTGACGATCATGCCGTCCGACGGTACGACAGGTGTGCCGATCAACACGATGGTGACCGCGACCTTCAACAAACCGATGGATCTGTCGACGCTCAATTCGGGCAATATCTACCTGATGGATGAAAACGGCACCCACGTTCCGGGTACGCTGCATACGGGTACGGATGCGAGCGGCAATACGGTCGTAACCTTTATCCTCGATCCGGGTACGACGCTGGTTCCGAACAGCGATTACACCTTCGTGGTCGAAAACGACGTGACGTCTCTCGACGGCGAACAACTGGGCACGGATGAGACATCGACTTTCACGACGGGTACCCAGACGGAGCTTCAGGTCTACATCGTCCCGACGGACGGCGCGACCGGCGTGCCGGTCAGTGACGACATTGTTGCCTACTTCAACGAGGACGTCAACGAGACGACCCTTGACGCTGCGACCTTCTATCTTGAAAACAGCGGGGGAGGCCTGCTACCGGGCACGATCGGTTATGACAGCGGCAACTATGTCGCCGTCTTCAACCCGGATGCGAACCTGACGGCATACAACACCTACACCTTTACGGTGACAACGGGGGTTGTAGCAGTCAACGGCGATACACTTGCCAGCGACGTGAACTCAACATTCACAACCGGCAATCTGATCCGCGTCATTGATGCGGCCGTCTTCAGTATGGGCACTACCGCCGTGGCTGCCGATACGAACGAATCGGCCCTCAACGGTGTTACAGGCAATCTGCTCGGGACAAATATTTCCCTGGGCGTCGATGGCGTGCTGGGACTGGCTACGGCGACTGTCAACTACGAAGGGCTGGTGGCCGCACTCAGCGGGGAAACCAATGCGACAACGGTGCAGGAGCTCGTGGACAGCAACGTCAGTCTGACGACACTGCTGCAGATTATTTCCGACCAGCTGCCGGCGGGGCCGGGCAAAGATGCTGTGGATCAAATTGCGCAGGCTGTGGCTGACCAGGGCCTTGATCAGCCGGTAGCTATCGGAGATCTACTGCAGTTCCCAGATAGCGTTCTCCCCGGGAGTGTACAAGATCTCCTGGCCATGGAGGGTATTTCGGGGGCAGAGGCGAATACGATCACGCTGTTGAGTTCGGTGAACGCTGCACTGGCGCCGATTACACAAAGTGTGATCGAGATTCCGCTCTCCATTCCGGGACTGACAGACGGCAATAGCACGCTTCGTGCGCAACTGGTGAGTCCGCCGGCGATTGCACTGATGGTTCCGGGGGATACGATCCGCGCTTCCCAGGCAAGAATCCAGCTGAAGCTTGCATTGACCGGTTCGGCGCTTACCGACCTGTTATCGCTGCTTGGTCTCGGCACAAGCGAGATCATCAATATTCCGCTGTACATCGTGCTGGGTGCCGCTGAAGGCAACTTGACGACGCTCTCGGTTGACGATGTCGCGATGGCGGTACAGAACGGGCTTGCCTCAATCTATCTCGGGTCGATTCCGGATGACCAGTTCTTCTCCGATCAGCCGTTGACGGCAGACAGCTTCGCTCCGGTAGACCTTATCAATCTGCTTGGGCTTGCAACCGTGACTGCCAAGGCATATGCTGTCGGTGATACGAACAATACGACGATGCACTTCTTGCCGATCAATATACCGCAGATGGATAGTGCCTTCGCACCGCTGGGCGATACGACAGGCTCATTGCTGGGAACATTGACAAGTAATCTTGAGCTGCAGGTGACACTGCTTGGCATTCCGTTGCTTGATGTCAGCGCGCTCGCAGGGGCGCTGAGCGATCTGTTGGTGAACACGCTTGCACCGGCGCTGTCGCCGATCCTTAATATGCTGAGTGACGCGCTTGGAGCGTATAGCGGTCAGGCCGATGTCACGATGCTCAGCCTGATCGAGCATTACATCGAGCAACCGTAACAGATAGAATAGAGAATGAACACGGGGCATCGCCCCGTGATATGAAGGATGATAATAATGAGAAGATATTCATTGGCAGCGGCGGCACTTTTGCTCACCACTGCGGCGTATGCTGATTTCCCGGCGAAACGCATTGCCTTCCCGGGTTTCTATATCGGAGGTAATGTCGGTTACGCGATCGGGCGGGTGAATGAGACCGATACGGCCGAGGAAGCGTGTAACGGCGATCCGGCCTGTACCGTAATAAACTCCACCATTGACGAGAACGCATTTGGGCTTAAGCTGTTCGGAGGTTACCTCTTCAACGACTACTTTGCCATTGAGGGCGGTTATTTCAACCTCGGCGAGCTTTCGTTCAAACACAACACGAGCACGGGGGAGACCTACAAGGGTACTGCGAAGACACAGGGGTTGAATGCCGATGTGGTCGGGCACCTTCCGATCCTGGAGCAGCTCACCGTTTTCGGACGGCTCGGTGTGATGTATGCCGAAGTCAGCAAAGACTACTCTTACAGCGGCGGCACGCTCTACGTCAACGGCGTCGCGAAAGATATGAGCCCAAGCCAGTGGGGTGCGG
Encoded proteins:
- a CDS encoding Ig-like domain-containing protein; its protein translation is MQLFLQTKKGLALFLGMAMMFMLAGCGADSAFDNNVKGSGLEVTVSPADGATDVFLNTDITGTFNKDLQQATLIEGTTFYLLDPNNSMVPGSWSYLNKVLRFKPDANLTANTTYRFVITNGIRATDYSRLGGDVVTQFTTGTGLGLNVTLNPHQGDSNVSLNPNITATFNEPVDLATVTNNSFYLLDGNSVKVPVTKIDHTDDNTTLILKLASNLAPFSTYTTVVTTAVSAPNGHTLAADETAMFVTGNWLRLAVTIMPSDGTTGVPINTMVTATFNKPMDLSTLNSGNIYLMDENGTHVPGTLHTGTDASGNTVVTFILDPGTTLVPNSDYTFVVENDVTSLDGEQLGTDETSTFTTGTQTELQVYIVPTDGATGVPVSDDIVAYFNEDVNETTLDAATFYLENSGGGLLPGTIGYDSGNYVAVFNPDANLTAYNTYTFTVTTGVVAVNGDTLASDVNSTFTTGNLIRVIDAAVFSMGTTAVAADTNESALNGVTGNLLGTNISLGVDGVLGLATATVNYEGLVAALSGETNATTVQELVDSNVSLTTLLQIISDQLPAGPGKDAVDQIAQAVADQGLDQPVAIGDLLQFPDSVLPGSVQDLLAMEGISGAEANTITLLSSVNAALAPITQSVIEIPLSIPGLTDGNSTLRAQLVSPPAIALMVPGDTIRASQARIQLKLALTGSALTDLLSLLGLGTSEIINIPLYIVLGAAEGNLTTLSVDDVAMAVQNGLASIYLGSIPDDQFFSDQPLTADSFAPVDLINLLGLATVTAKAYAVGDTNNTTMHFLPINIPQMDSAFAPLGDTTGSLLGTLTSNLELQVTLLGIPLLDVSALAGALSDLLVNTLAPALSPILNMLSDALGAYSGQADVTMLSLIEHYIEQP